A stretch of Imperialibacter roseus DNA encodes these proteins:
- a CDS encoding RagB/SusD family nutrient uptake outer membrane protein, translating to MKRVSNINGLAIILISSVFLLSCSDMLDEVPKNFVSRSNYYQNEADAQGALNGAYSSIGPDFYGITNYLMTELQGDYLNGRGSQAPISIVDQVLNQQNIQRAASNWGTLYSAINKANAVLDNVPQIVNISDNAKQRIVAEAHFLRAIAYFELVRGWGAVPIKTTESTDLSELSAAREPEAVVYQLIIDDAKAAEAALGEVGNETGKASVWAAKMLLADVYLTIEEWDLAAQKADEVITGGPYSLVTVSEPDDFYKIFASETSTEDIMSVHHSEISGSTIPTYIHMGGNYPYNYSSSGFFAWLPDTTSFIGASWDDNDLRKPFNLYREFQNASGQWVPLPSTTPVLFKKFITNEAGQSVYSVPVYRFTEAFLIYAEASARATTTPSALALERLNMIKRRAYGLPLQGPSAVDYPAGMSGDEFVEAVLQERAYEFLLERRRWWDLKRTGKVKEAFAAVGKTFIDQRMLWPIPESEINNNPAITQQDQNPGY from the coding sequence ATGAAAAGAGTATCAAACATAAATGGCCTGGCCATCATATTAATATCATCTGTTTTCCTCCTCTCTTGTAGCGATATGCTGGATGAGGTACCGAAAAACTTTGTTTCAAGGTCGAATTATTACCAGAACGAAGCAGATGCGCAAGGGGCACTGAATGGAGCTTATAGCTCAATTGGGCCGGATTTCTACGGCATTACGAACTACCTGATGACAGAGTTGCAGGGGGACTATTTGAATGGGAGGGGTTCGCAAGCGCCAATTTCCATCGTTGATCAGGTACTGAATCAGCAAAACATTCAAAGAGCGGCATCTAACTGGGGCACGTTGTATAGCGCTATCAACAAAGCAAACGCTGTTCTCGACAATGTGCCGCAGATAGTGAACATATCAGACAATGCAAAACAACGAATCGTGGCAGAAGCACATTTTCTGAGAGCTATAGCTTATTTCGAGTTGGTTCGGGGTTGGGGTGCTGTGCCAATAAAAACCACCGAAAGCACTGATCTGTCGGAATTGTCTGCAGCCAGGGAACCTGAAGCAGTCGTATACCAACTGATCATCGACGATGCGAAAGCCGCCGAAGCTGCGCTTGGTGAAGTTGGCAATGAAACCGGAAAGGCCTCGGTATGGGCAGCAAAAATGTTGCTGGCCGATGTGTACCTTACGATCGAAGAGTGGGATCTTGCCGCACAGAAAGCCGACGAGGTGATCACAGGTGGCCCATATTCTCTGGTGACGGTAAGCGAGCCCGATGATTTCTATAAGATATTTGCTTCAGAAACAAGCACTGAGGACATCATGTCGGTGCACCACTCAGAAATAAGTGGATCAACAATTCCTACCTACATCCACATGGGAGGCAATTATCCATACAACTATAGCAGCTCTGGGTTCTTCGCATGGTTGCCTGATACTACCTCATTTATAGGTGCCAGCTGGGACGACAATGACCTAAGAAAGCCTTTCAACCTGTACAGAGAGTTCCAAAATGCGTCAGGTCAGTGGGTGCCGCTGCCTTCCACTACACCAGTTCTGTTCAAAAAATTCATTACCAATGAAGCAGGACAAAGTGTTTACAGTGTGCCTGTTTACAGGTTTACTGAGGCCTTTCTTATTTATGCTGAGGCATCTGCCAGGGCCACAACAACGCCTTCAGCGCTTGCTTTAGAGCGCCTTAACATGATTAAACGCAGAGCATATGGTCTGCCTCTACAGGGACCTTCAGCGGTAGACTACCCTGCAGGAATGAGCGGAGATGAATTTGTTGAGGCTGTGCTACAAGAGCGTGCCTACGAGTTTCTTTTGGAGCGCCGTCGCTGGTGGGATTTAAAGCGCACGGGCAAAGTCAAAGAAGCTTTTGCGGCCGTTGGCAAAACATTTATTGACCAGCGCATGCTATGGCCTATTCCTGAAAGTGAAATCAACAACAATCCCGCTATTACACAACAGGATCAAAATCCGGGTTACTAA
- a CDS encoding FecR family protein, translated as MNYSEYTVEQFLQDQYFTNWVLRPSRESDRFWQDWIRQNQEKLPQIELAREIILSTTYKNEHVLSEEDSSSILENIMRAQADLGNDQIGTGFAWRQLFRVAAVVAIVASVAIYFMVPGKKEPEVVQVIPSTVIKTAELGQKRTVGLPDGTIVKLNAGSSLSYLQPFEGRERKVVLEGEAFFEVTKDENRPFVIDAGGLTTTVLGTSFNISSYDEAGSVKVSVLSGVVEVKSRRGQKEVLYPDMMGVLYKDTENLNKTTFNEKEEFGWKDGIIYFKNNPLKEVFRRLEKWYGVSIKLDSDKILQGTYTGEFKNASLEKVLEGICYTSQLTYSVENEEITIKLQTN; from the coding sequence ATGAACTATAGCGAATACACCGTCGAACAATTTTTACAAGACCAGTACTTTACGAACTGGGTTTTGAGACCATCGAGAGAATCTGATAGGTTTTGGCAGGATTGGATCAGGCAGAACCAGGAAAAACTACCTCAGATTGAGCTTGCGAGAGAAATCATACTCTCAACCACCTACAAAAACGAGCATGTTCTTTCTGAAGAAGACAGCTCCAGCATTTTGGAGAACATTATGCGGGCGCAGGCTGACCTGGGCAACGACCAGATTGGAACCGGGTTTGCCTGGAGGCAATTGTTCCGGGTGGCTGCCGTTGTGGCAATTGTAGCCTCTGTGGCCATTTACTTTATGGTGCCCGGAAAAAAGGAGCCTGAGGTTGTACAAGTGATCCCTTCCACTGTTATCAAGACTGCCGAGCTTGGGCAGAAGAGAACCGTCGGTTTGCCCGATGGCACTATCGTAAAGCTCAATGCCGGAAGTAGTCTTTCGTACCTCCAGCCATTTGAGGGCAGGGAAAGAAAGGTGGTGTTGGAAGGAGAAGCTTTTTTTGAAGTGACCAAAGACGAAAACCGCCCATTTGTTATCGACGCTGGCGGACTGACCACCACAGTGCTGGGAACCTCTTTCAATATTTCTTCTTACGATGAAGCAGGGTCGGTAAAAGTATCTGTGCTTTCAGGAGTGGTGGAGGTGAAAAGCCGGAGAGGGCAAAAGGAAGTGCTGTATCCTGACATGATGGGAGTGTTGTACAAAGACACCGAGAACCTTAACAAGACCACTTTTAATGAAAAGGAGGAGTTCGGCTGGAAGGATGGCATCATCTATTTTAAAAACAACCCACTGAAAGAAGTATTCAGGCGGCTCGAGAAGTGGTACGGCGTAAGCATTAAGCTTGATTCTGATAAAATATTGCAGGGAACCTACACCGGCGAATTCAAAAATGCCTCCCTGGAAAAAGTGCTGGAGGGTATCTGTTATACCTCGCAGCTCACCTACTCAGTAGAAAACGAAGAAATTACCATTAAACTACAAACCAATTAA
- a CDS encoding carbon-nitrogen hydrolase: protein MAEKILKVGYVQQSCSEVRKDNVAKSIAGIRECARRGAQLVALQELHTGVYFCQAEDVNRFDMAESIPGPSTQEFGAIAKELGIVLVTSLFEKRAPGLYHNTAVVLEKDGTIAGTYRKMHIPDDPGYYEKFYFTPGDMGFNPVETSVGKLGVLVCWDQWYPEGARLMAMAGADLLIYPTAIGWDPHDTKEEQKRQQDAWIISQRGHAVANGLPVVSVNRVGFEPDFSGVGNGSRFWGHSFVAGPQGEFLYVSPSDLAENVVLDVDLGRAEDVRRIWPFFRDRRIDAYGDIVKRWGK from the coding sequence ATGGCAGAGAAAATACTGAAAGTTGGTTATGTGCAGCAGTCTTGCTCCGAAGTGAGGAAAGACAATGTGGCTAAGAGCATTGCCGGGATAAGAGAATGCGCCAGGAGAGGGGCGCAATTGGTAGCGTTGCAAGAGCTGCATACCGGTGTGTACTTTTGCCAGGCGGAGGATGTCAACCGGTTCGACATGGCCGAAAGCATTCCGGGCCCCTCCACTCAGGAGTTTGGAGCCATTGCCAAGGAGCTGGGCATTGTGCTAGTGACTTCACTATTCGAAAAAAGAGCCCCAGGCCTGTATCACAACACTGCCGTGGTGCTGGAAAAGGACGGTACCATTGCTGGTACCTACCGCAAAATGCATATTCCTGACGATCCGGGGTATTACGAAAAATTTTATTTCACACCAGGTGACATGGGCTTCAATCCAGTGGAGACCTCTGTTGGAAAGCTTGGTGTGCTGGTGTGCTGGGATCAGTGGTACCCGGAAGGGGCAAGGCTGATGGCCATGGCCGGGGCTGATCTGCTGATTTACCCAACAGCCATCGGCTGGGATCCGCACGACACCAAGGAAGAACAAAAACGGCAGCAGGATGCCTGGATCATTTCTCAAAGAGGCCATGCCGTGGCCAACGGTTTACCGGTAGTGAGTGTGAATAGGGTGGGCTTTGAGCCAGACTTTAGCGGAGTAGGGAATGGCAGCCGCTTCTGGGGACACAGCTTTGTGGCCGGCCCTCAGGGTGAGTTTTTGTATGTGAGCCCATCGGACCTGGCGGAAAATGTGGTGCTGGATGTTGACCTGGGCAGGGCAGAGGATGTTCGAAGGATTTGGCCGTTTTTCAGAGACAGACGAATTGATGCTTATGGAGATATCGTGAAGAGATGGGGTAAATAG
- a CDS encoding agmatine deiminase family protein produces the protein MTNRRLPAEWEPQSAVQLTWPHEESDWAGDMDIVVPCFVAIAREILKRQKLVVVCKDSEAVRKQIGSESANLMLVELPTNDTWARDHGAISIEEDGKPVLLDFVFNGWGLKFAADKDNLISGRLHERGIFGKVPMRHAGLAFEGGSFESDGEGTLLTTTECLLSRNRNPHLSKQEVEDKLKELFGVKKVLWLNNGYLAGDDTDSHIDTLARLVPGNKILYVKCDDTADEHYQALNKMEAELQNLTNSNGMPYELMPLPMADVAFDDEGNRLPATYANYLIINGAVLVPFYQSPKDQKAAAIIQRAFPQHEIVGIDCRPLILQHGSLHCVTMQYPVGVVE, from the coding sequence ATGACAAACAGACGCCTTCCGGCAGAATGGGAACCGCAAAGTGCGGTGCAGTTAACCTGGCCACATGAAGAGAGCGATTGGGCTGGCGACATGGATATTGTGGTGCCATGTTTTGTTGCCATCGCCAGAGAGATATTGAAAAGACAAAAGCTGGTGGTAGTATGCAAAGACAGCGAGGCTGTGCGAAAGCAGATCGGTTCGGAGTCAGCGAATCTGATGCTGGTGGAACTGCCCACCAACGACACCTGGGCCAGAGATCATGGTGCTATCAGCATTGAAGAGGATGGAAAGCCGGTTTTGCTGGATTTCGTTTTCAACGGCTGGGGATTGAAGTTTGCGGCCGACAAGGACAACCTGATTTCCGGGCGACTTCACGAAAGAGGAATCTTTGGAAAAGTGCCCATGCGGCATGCGGGTTTGGCTTTCGAAGGAGGCTCTTTTGAATCTGATGGAGAAGGGACGCTGCTCACAACCACCGAATGCCTGCTTTCTCGAAATAGAAATCCGCATCTATCGAAGCAGGAAGTGGAAGACAAATTGAAAGAGTTGTTTGGAGTTAAAAAAGTACTTTGGCTGAATAACGGATACCTGGCAGGCGACGATACCGACTCACATATTGACACACTGGCGAGGCTCGTGCCTGGCAATAAAATACTGTATGTGAAATGCGATGATACCGCCGACGAGCACTACCAGGCGTTGAACAAAATGGAGGCAGAGTTGCAAAACCTGACCAATTCGAATGGAATGCCTTATGAACTGATGCCACTGCCGATGGCCGACGTGGCATTTGACGATGAAGGCAACAGACTGCCTGCTACGTACGCTAACTACCTGATCATCAATGGGGCCGTTTTGGTTCCTTTTTACCAGTCGCCTAAAGATCAGAAGGCGGCAGCCATCATTCAAAGGGCCTTTCCTCAGCACGAAATTGTGGGGATCGATTGCAGGCCTTTGATCCTCCAGCATGGCTCCTTACATTGTGTAACCATGCAATACCCTGTGGGGGTAGTTGAATAA
- a CDS encoding deoxycytidylate deaminase yields the protein MEKPAFDDIYMELAVNLAKRSHCIKRHVGAVLTKETRIISIGYNGPPAGTHNCDLEWPEVGCPRDSKGGCSLAIHAEQNAILYAVKNKATVDGATIYVTLSPCLSCARIIYTMGISKVIYLKSYAEHKGIPNDEGIDFLRKFGVEAVKYEGTLTNVTHMI from the coding sequence ATGGAAAAACCCGCATTTGATGACATTTATATGGAATTGGCAGTGAACCTTGCCAAGCGGTCTCATTGTATCAAGCGCCATGTGGGGGCCGTGCTTACCAAGGAGACACGGATCATTTCGATTGGCTACAATGGCCCGCCGGCAGGCACGCACAACTGCGATCTTGAGTGGCCGGAGGTAGGCTGTCCCCGGGATTCGAAAGGCGGGTGCTCATTGGCGATCCACGCTGAGCAAAATGCCATACTCTATGCGGTGAAAAACAAAGCAACGGTTGATGGTGCCACTATTTACGTTACACTTTCCCCATGTCTTTCGTGTGCGAGGATTATTTATACCATGGGAATTTCAAAGGTAATTTACCTCAAGTCGTACGCCGAACACAAGGGTATTCCCAACGACGAAGGGATAGACTTTCTTAGGAAGTTTGGTGTGGAGGCCGTGAAGTACGAAGGCACGTTGACCAACGTCACGCACATGATTTAG
- a CDS encoding SusC/RagA family TonB-linked outer membrane protein yields MKNALLRKIILMSRLMLYGIFVQAFFISLLNAGDIAAQESIYEIKLDVYQQDKTVSQFFKYVERKTDFKFTYNSDQVDLNSKVSISATDKSLGDILEEVSQKAKVNFRRIDYNIHVSKKEDTSDQVEEVISVFAADVPISGKVFDENGDPLPGATIVVKGTAVGTISDINGGFSLLAPNDATSLIVSFVGYQSQEVSIAGRSTIDITLQADIQALQEIVVIGYGAVKKADITGSVAQVKSEELQAVPVFNVEQALKARAAGVQVTQNSGEPGGRIEVRIRGGNSMIGSNQPLYVVDGFPMTGGINFLNPADIESIDILKDASATAIYGARGANGVVIITSKRGSADQKGKIEVNSSYGVQTTTKRYDLMNAREYAVVANEWLKNGGQQPYFDVNAVQNPGTDWQDAVLQAAPIQNHTVALSGGGDRTRYSLSGNYFDQEGIMINTGAKRGSVRLNLDHEVNDWLKAGVNLNISRRQQLTVPNNNGYRGTTVLSAAASAPPTLSVYDENGLPTQIEKAYSFGSADMRNPMIFAQNQTDNISNNVVGNSNFEVKLTDDLSFKTLLGIEYAYTLVDYYSPIIFPNDRGYASQNTYYRSSFLNENTLRYNKTFSDIHNLSVVAGYTYQTDMNRSFGVSVNGFSNNTTRNYNLGAAETIGTPGSGISEWTLASWLARANYSFDDRYLLTVSMRTDGSSRFGTNNKWAVFPSAAIGWRISEEAFMSNVSAVSDLKLRASYGITGNTALSPYQSLDRMSSVRAIYADQKFAVGYSPSGISNPDLRWETTAQLDVGVDFGMLDNRLRFTLDYYKKNTTDLLASVPLPPSVGFGSILQNVGEIQNQGFEFTVNADILTRDLTWDVTGSFSLNRNKVIDLAGGSDILSAGQGAVWSSTNIARVGQPLGMFYGYLEDGLTDQGFIKYKDLNEDGVINSLDRTILGNPNPDFFYGINSHFTYKGFDLNVFFEGVYGNQIFNATNGTHLNSFQRGSNQFRDLIGNYWTTENPDPNAKYPKISAATGVDVSDRFIEMGSYLRLKSVKLAYNLPVKNWGMNWADQAQVYVSGINLLTFTKYTGLDPEVNTKGVDNQNVSNRLEMGHDQSSYPNAKLTSIGLQINF; encoded by the coding sequence ATGAAAAATGCACTACTGAGGAAAATTATTCTTATGTCCAGGTTGATGCTATATGGAATATTTGTGCAGGCGTTCTTTATTTCTTTGCTCAATGCGGGAGATATTGCGGCCCAGGAGAGTATATACGAGATCAAGCTGGACGTTTATCAGCAAGACAAAACGGTATCCCAATTCTTTAAATACGTAGAGAGAAAAACGGATTTTAAGTTCACCTATAATAGCGACCAGGTAGACCTCAACTCAAAGGTCTCGATCAGCGCCACAGACAAATCTCTTGGAGACATTCTCGAGGAAGTTTCCCAAAAAGCCAAAGTGAACTTCAGGCGAATAGACTATAACATTCATGTCAGTAAAAAGGAAGACACTTCCGATCAGGTGGAAGAGGTGATTAGTGTTTTCGCTGCTGACGTGCCGATATCAGGAAAGGTATTTGACGAGAATGGCGATCCATTGCCTGGCGCTACGATAGTGGTGAAAGGAACGGCAGTAGGCACTATCAGCGATATTAACGGCGGCTTTAGTTTATTGGCGCCCAATGATGCAACGAGTCTTATTGTTTCTTTTGTTGGCTATCAAAGTCAGGAAGTGTCTATTGCAGGGAGAAGCACTATCGACATAACATTGCAGGCGGATATACAGGCGCTTCAGGAGATAGTTGTGATTGGCTACGGTGCGGTGAAGAAAGCTGACATTACCGGCTCTGTGGCGCAGGTAAAAAGTGAGGAGCTGCAGGCAGTTCCGGTTTTCAACGTAGAGCAAGCGCTCAAGGCTCGTGCTGCAGGTGTGCAGGTAACGCAGAACTCCGGCGAGCCCGGTGGAAGAATTGAAGTACGTATAAGAGGTGGTAATTCGATGATTGGCAGCAACCAGCCTTTGTACGTGGTGGACGGTTTTCCTATGACAGGTGGCATCAACTTCCTAAACCCCGCCGACATAGAGTCCATCGACATTTTGAAAGACGCCTCCGCAACGGCCATTTATGGCGCCCGTGGTGCCAATGGTGTGGTGATCATTACTTCAAAAAGAGGTAGTGCTGATCAAAAAGGGAAGATAGAGGTCAATAGCTCTTATGGTGTGCAAACTACGACGAAAAGGTACGATTTGATGAACGCCCGGGAATACGCCGTAGTTGCCAACGAGTGGTTGAAGAACGGTGGACAACAGCCCTATTTTGATGTAAACGCTGTACAAAACCCCGGCACCGACTGGCAGGATGCCGTCCTTCAGGCCGCACCTATTCAAAATCACACAGTTGCTCTTTCCGGTGGCGGCGACAGAACAAGGTATTCCCTTTCCGGTAATTACTTTGACCAGGAGGGAATCATGATCAACACCGGTGCAAAAAGGGGCTCTGTGAGGTTAAACCTGGATCATGAGGTAAACGACTGGTTGAAGGCTGGTGTGAATTTGAATATTTCAAGACGGCAACAATTGACCGTTCCTAACAATAACGGTTACCGTGGAACGACGGTGCTTTCGGCGGCTGCTTCAGCACCCCCGACCCTTTCAGTTTACGACGAAAACGGCCTGCCCACTCAAATTGAGAAAGCCTACAGCTTTGGCTCGGCTGACATGAGGAATCCGATGATTTTCGCACAAAATCAAACAGACAACATCTCCAATAATGTAGTCGGCAACTCGAACTTTGAAGTAAAACTGACTGACGATCTTTCTTTTAAAACCCTTTTGGGTATTGAGTATGCTTATACACTGGTAGACTACTATTCTCCTATTATTTTCCCAAATGACAGGGGTTACGCCAGCCAAAACACTTACTATAGGAGCTCATTTTTGAATGAAAACACGCTACGTTACAATAAAACCTTTAGTGATATTCATAACCTAAGCGTGGTGGCTGGTTACACCTACCAAACAGACATGAACCGTAGCTTTGGTGTGAGTGTAAATGGTTTTTCCAACAACACCACCCGAAACTACAACCTGGGGGCGGCCGAAACAATTGGCACGCCGGGCTCAGGCATTTCCGAGTGGACGCTGGCTTCGTGGTTGGCAAGGGCCAATTACTCTTTTGACGACAGGTACCTGCTTACTGTTAGTATGAGAACAGACGGATCGTCTCGTTTTGGTACTAATAATAAGTGGGCTGTTTTTCCATCTGCAGCAATTGGGTGGAGAATTTCTGAGGAGGCGTTTATGAGTAACGTATCGGCAGTGAGTGACTTGAAACTTAGAGCGAGCTACGGTATTACCGGAAACACGGCTCTTTCTCCTTACCAATCATTGGATAGAATGTCTTCGGTAAGGGCTATTTATGCTGATCAAAAGTTTGCTGTGGGTTACAGCCCATCCGGAATTTCAAACCCTGACCTCCGTTGGGAAACGACGGCACAACTCGACGTGGGAGTAGACTTTGGAATGCTTGACAACCGGTTGAGGTTTACATTAGACTACTATAAAAAGAATACCACTGATCTTCTGGCATCGGTACCGCTTCCTCCATCAGTTGGGTTTGGGTCTATCTTGCAAAATGTGGGCGAAATTCAAAACCAGGGATTTGAATTTACTGTGAATGCAGACATACTAACCCGGGATCTTACCTGGGATGTAACTGGTAGTTTCTCCCTCAACAGGAACAAAGTGATTGATCTGGCAGGCGGAAGCGATATCCTCAGTGCAGGTCAGGGAGCTGTCTGGTCAAGTACCAACATAGCACGTGTAGGGCAGCCTTTGGGAATGTTTTACGGCTATCTTGAGGATGGATTGACTGACCAGGGATTTATCAAGTACAAAGACCTGAATGAAGACGGTGTGATCAATTCGCTGGACCGCACCATCCTGGGCAACCCTAACCCCGATTTCTTCTACGGTATCAATTCTCATTTTACCTACAAGGGCTTCGATCTGAATGTGTTCTTCGAAGGAGTGTATGGTAACCAGATCTTTAACGCCACCAATGGCACTCACCTCAACTCATTTCAGAGAGGCAGCAATCAGTTTCGGGACTTGATTGGTAACTATTGGACTACAGAAAATCCTGATCCAAATGCCAAGTACCCCAAAATTAGTGCAGCAACAGGAGTGGACGTTTCTGATCGGTTCATCGAAATGGGTAGCTACCTCAGGTTGAAATCGGTTAAGCTGGCCTATAACCTTCCCGTAAAGAACTGGGGGATGAATTGGGCGGATCAGGCACAGGTTTATGTGTCGGGTATCAACCTGCTTACCTTCACCAAATACACAGGACTTGATCCGGAAGTTAACACCAAGGGTGTTGACAATCAGAATGTCTCAAATCGATTAGAAATGGGCCACGACCAAAGCAGCTATCCTAACGCTAAGCTGACGTCAATTGGTCTCCAAATCAACTTCTAA
- a CDS encoding RNA polymerase sigma factor encodes MSSIPTQDNTLKSHFLNLPDTAELQAKERVGSIDEGALWEDFKRGSEVALSQIYSLYSKDIYNYGCQFTKNHELVRDCIQDLFIELIKSRASLGSTTSVKFYLYKSLRRKLVRALKKQSKLFVTDDIQEQGSFAVSISPELLLLKTQLDENQRMLLEKSINALTVSQREAILLYFYEGLSYTEISDLMEIGKVKSARALLYRAISAMTEFLTPYKSDLLPLLLFYLGLFKR; translated from the coding sequence ATGTCTTCAATACCTACACAGGACAATACCTTGAAATCACATTTTCTCAATCTCCCTGACACAGCCGAGTTGCAAGCAAAAGAGAGGGTGGGGAGTATTGACGAAGGTGCTTTGTGGGAGGATTTTAAGAGGGGGAGCGAGGTGGCATTGTCTCAAATTTACTCCCTGTACTCGAAAGACATTTACAACTATGGTTGTCAGTTTACCAAAAACCACGAGTTGGTAAGAGACTGTATCCAGGATCTTTTTATAGAGTTGATCAAAAGCAGAGCCAGCCTGGGCTCAACCACCTCGGTCAAGTTTTATCTGTATAAGTCTTTGCGCCGGAAGCTGGTGCGAGCACTCAAAAAGCAAAGCAAGTTGTTTGTTACTGATGACATTCAGGAACAGGGATCATTTGCTGTTAGCATCTCACCCGAGCTGCTGCTTCTAAAGACCCAGTTGGACGAAAATCAGCGAATGCTTCTGGAAAAATCTATTAATGCGCTCACGGTTTCTCAGCGTGAAGCCATCTTGCTGTATTTTTATGAAGGGCTCAGCTATACCGAAATAAGTGACCTGATGGAGATCGGTAAAGTGAAGTCAGCGAGAGCACTACTCTACAGGGCTATTTCTGCCATGACAGAATTTTTAACCCCCTACAAATCCGATTTGCTACCACTCCTGCTGTTTTACCTCGGTCTTTTCAAGAGGTAG
- the murB gene encoding UDP-N-acetylmuramate dehydrogenase, producing the protein MKIDENKSLHRYHTFHLDVKAKYFTEAKSVGELKEIISSDIFKSNSHLILGGGSNVLFTKDFDGLVLKLSLPGVQVQEESQDEIVIKVGAGVVWHELVMHCVAKGWGGIENLSLIPGTVGAAPMQNIGAYGVEIKDVFHSLEAVEIESGKTRTFNNNECEFGYRESVFKKALKDKFIITSVTFVLQKEAKVNTTYGAINETLASWNIEHPTIGDVSRAVIHIRQSKLPNPEEIGNAGSFFKNPTIASKAYEALKSDYPAIPGYPQEDGSVKVPAGWLIEKDGWKGKTIGQIGVHKNQALVLVNYGGGKGGDIWQLAQEILASVKKRFGVELSAEVNIV; encoded by the coding sequence ATGAAAATCGACGAAAACAAGAGCCTGCATCGCTATCACACGTTTCATCTGGATGTAAAAGCCAAATACTTCACCGAGGCCAAATCGGTTGGCGAACTAAAGGAAATTATCAGTTCAGACATCTTTAAAAGTAATTCTCATCTAATTCTTGGTGGTGGCAGCAACGTTCTGTTCACGAAAGATTTTGATGGTCTGGTGTTAAAACTTTCGTTGCCAGGGGTTCAGGTTCAAGAAGAAAGCCAGGATGAGATCGTTATAAAAGTAGGAGCTGGCGTGGTGTGGCATGAGTTGGTAATGCATTGCGTGGCGAAGGGCTGGGGAGGCATCGAAAATTTATCGCTGATCCCGGGGACGGTAGGTGCAGCACCCATGCAAAATATTGGAGCCTACGGCGTAGAGATCAAAGACGTGTTTCACAGCCTCGAAGCTGTGGAGATTGAATCGGGAAAAACCAGAACATTCAATAACAATGAATGCGAGTTTGGCTACCGGGAGAGCGTTTTCAAAAAGGCCCTAAAGGACAAGTTCATCATTACATCAGTCACTTTTGTGCTTCAAAAAGAGGCTAAAGTCAACACGACGTACGGTGCCATTAATGAGACGCTGGCAAGCTGGAATATCGAACACCCTACTATAGGCGATGTGAGCAGGGCGGTCATTCACATCCGCCAATCGAAACTTCCAAATCCTGAGGAAATTGGCAATGCAGGCAGCTTTTTCAAGAATCCAACCATTGCAAGTAAGGCTTATGAGGCACTCAAAAGCGATTACCCGGCGATTCCAGGCTATCCGCAGGAAGACGGTTCAGTGAAGGTGCCTGCCGGGTGGCTGATAGAGAAAGACGGCTGGAAAGGGAAAACTATTGGGCAAATTGGTGTGCATAAAAACCAGGCCCTGGTGCTGGTTAACTATGGAGGCGGCAAAGGGGGCGATATCTGGCAGTTGGCGCAGGAAATCCTAGCTTCGGTAAAGAAGAGATTTGGTGTTGAACTGTCGGCGGAAGTAAATATTGTTTAA